A genomic region of Nitrosomonas ureae contains the following coding sequences:
- a CDS encoding zeta toxin family protein, translating to MHTCWIIAGPNGAGKTTFALEYLPKVANCAHFVNADLIAVGLSPLAPERELIAASRIFLNEIEENIKRQENFAFETTLSGRSYLRLIDRLQSDGWQVELIYLALSSVRISEMRVAERVAHGGHNIPLRDIKRRFTRSLANLLNVFSHKVDRCICFMNNGQMPIPVFEQTGDNRDILHEVYHQQLLMEVTK from the coding sequence ATGCATACCTGCTGGATCATTGCCGGACCGAATGGTGCAGGCAAAACCACATTCGCACTGGAATATCTGCCCAAGGTGGCGAACTGTGCTCATTTTGTTAATGCCGATCTGATCGCAGTTGGTCTTTCTCCGCTGGCACCGGAGCGAGAACTTATTGCGGCAAGCCGTATTTTTTTGAACGAAATCGAAGAAAACATCAAGCGCCAAGAAAATTTTGCATTCGAAACCACGCTTTCAGGTCGTAGTTATTTACGCCTGATCGATCGGCTGCAGAGCGATGGTTGGCAAGTGGAATTGATCTATCTTGCCTTGTCCAGTGTCAGAATATCGGAAATGCGTGTAGCGGAAAGGGTCGCACATGGTGGTCACAATATTCCGTTGCGCGATATTAAGCGGCGTTTTACTCGTAGTTTAGCTAATTTACTCAATGTATTCAGCCATAAGGTTGATCGCTGCATTTGTTTTATGAATAATGGTCAAATGCCGATTCCCGTGTTTGAACAAACGGGCGATAACCGTGATATTCTTCACGAAGTTTATCACCAGCAGTTATTAATGGAAGTTACGAAATGA
- a CDS encoding peroxiredoxin, protein MSLRINDQAPNFQAETTQGRIDFHQWIGDKWAVLFSHPKDFTPVCTTELGYMASIQAEFDKRGTKLIGLSIDPLNDHEKWLKDVEDVGGSSVRYPVIADTDLHVAKLYNMFPADETGSAEGRTALTNATVRSVFIIGPDKNIKLMMTYPMTTGRNFNEILRVIDSMQLTAKHKVATPVNWQQGDDVIIVPSISNEEAQKIYPQGWETVKPYLRKVKQP, encoded by the coding sequence ATGTCACTGCGTATTAATGATCAAGCACCTAATTTTCAGGCAGAAACCACTCAGGGAAGAATCGATTTCCATCAGTGGATCGGCGATAAATGGGCGGTATTATTTTCCCACCCTAAGGATTTCACGCCGGTTTGCACAACGGAATTGGGATATATGGCCAGTATTCAAGCCGAGTTCGATAAGCGCGGTACCAAACTTATCGGGCTGAGTATTGATCCGCTTAATGATCATGAGAAATGGCTCAAAGACGTTGAGGATGTCGGGGGTTCATCGGTTCGTTACCCGGTTATTGCAGACACGGATCTGCATGTGGCCAAACTTTATAATATGTTCCCTGCCGATGAAACAGGTTCAGCGGAAGGACGAACGGCCCTCACCAATGCAACCGTCCGCTCAGTATTTATCATCGGCCCTGATAAAAACATCAAGCTCATGATGACTTACCCTATGACTACAGGTCGTAATTTCAATGAAATCTTGCGCGTTATTGATTCAATGCAGCTAACCGCAAAGCACAAAGTCGCGACACCCGTAAACTGGCAGCAAGGCGACGATGTCATCATTGTTCCTTCAATCAGCAATGAAGAGGCGCAGAAGATTTACCCGCAAGGCTGGGAAACAGTAAAGCCCTACCTGCGCAAGGTCAAGCAACCATGA
- a CDS encoding DUF4156 domain-containing protein: protein MKKILIAICGGLILSSCTWVKVTSKGEGVRLVQSTRTVESCRKLGQVNTKVESKLIVFNRDADKVSAELADLARNEAALMGGDTIIPISEITEGRRSFGVYQCFATRTQ from the coding sequence ATGAAAAAAATCCTTATTGCTATTTGTGGTGGTCTAATACTGTCTTCTTGTACATGGGTTAAGGTTACTTCAAAAGGTGAAGGTGTGCGCCTGGTGCAATCAACTCGAACAGTCGAATCATGTAGGAAATTAGGGCAAGTTAATACCAAAGTTGAAAGTAAATTAATAGTGTTCAACCGTGATGCGGATAAAGTTTCAGCTGAACTTGCGGACCTTGCACGTAACGAAGCGGCTTTGATGGGTGGAGATACGATTATTCCCATTTCAGAAATTACTGAGGGAAGGCGCAGTTTTGGTGTTTATCAGTGTTTCGCGACAAGAACGCAATGA
- a CDS encoding DUF4231 domain-containing protein, whose protein sequence is MASLIVAICAGIESLFNFGDIWREKRAAAELIKSEGFSFFQLIGEYTPFKSHQEAYPLFARNVENLIRNEIKDYIFAISTKNQNSTLTSRSTGNEQQG, encoded by the coding sequence GTGGCTAGCCTTATCGTAGCAATCTGTGCAGGTATTGAAAGTCTCTTTAATTTTGGCGATATCTGGCGTGAAAAACGTGCTGCTGCAGAACTGATCAAGAGTGAGGGTTTCAGTTTCTTTCAGTTGATCGGTGAGTACACGCCCTTTAAATCCCATCAGGAGGCCTATCCGCTATTTGCCAGAAACGTTGAGAACCTGATCCGCAATGAGATTAAAGACTATATATTCGCCATTAGCACGAAGAATCAGAATTCCACCTTAACCAGCAGATCGACTGGCAACGAACAACAAGGTTGA
- a CDS encoding DUF2726 domain-containing protein, with protein sequence MPISYFFMYSQCSVMNIITIFTKTFTLFKFRHKSKHFKYESLEEILSSTEYSFFLALKESLSKDYEIFAKVRINDVLTPDEIFTIQNCKAAIYRIPPKHFDYILCEKHTLSVVAVIVLDDHNHIRRIARAKSSFVEKVCITAGFKLLRFPSRASYCSKAVRDVILNSLNTSSI encoded by the coding sequence ATGCCGATATCATATTTTTTCATGTACAGCCAATGCTCAGTTATGAACATCATTACAATTTTTACCAAGACATTTACATTATTTAAATTTCGCCACAAGTCTAAACATTTTAAATATGAATCTCTCGAGGAAATTCTTTCTAGTACTGAGTATTCTTTTTTTCTGGCGTTAAAAGAATCTTTATCCAAAGACTATGAAATATTTGCGAAGGTACGGATTAATGACGTGCTTACACCCGATGAGATTTTTACGATACAAAATTGTAAGGCTGCGATATACCGGATACCTCCTAAGCATTTTGATTATATTTTATGTGAAAAACATACACTTTCAGTGGTTGCCGTTATAGTACTGGACGATCACAATCATATTCGGCGCATTGCTCGCGCCAAAAGCAGTTTTGTGGAGAAAGTATGTATTACTGCCGGATTTAAGTTATTGCGTTTTCCGAGTCGAGCAAGTTATTGCTCTAAAGCGGTCAGAGATGTGATATTAAATTCTTTGAATACATCATCCATATGA
- the mdoH gene encoding glucans biosynthesis glucosyltransferase MdoH yields MNKVAGYIDALLLTKAEKAALPTMDIRTLHEALDPEQHHYVREDDSPLGSVKARLKQSWPDALVDGQLIKDDEERTQLKAMPKATRSSMSPEPWRTNPIGRFWDHLRGRDITPSYVSRLTQKEQTHEQQWRTVGTIRRYILLLLTLSQTVVATWYMKTILPYQGWALINPIDIIGQDARISFMQLLPYILQSGILILFAILFCWISAGFWTALMGFLQLLIGKDKYSISASTAGDVPLNPEHRTALIMPICNEDVNRVFAGLRATWESVKATGQQQHFDVYILSDSYNPDICVAEQKAWMELIAEVQGEGRIFYRRRRRRVKRKSGNIDDFCRRWGNQYTYMVVLDADSVMSGECLINLVRLMETNPNAGIIQSSPKASGMDTLYARCQQFATRVYGPLFTAGLHFWQLGESHYWGHNAIIRVKPFIEHCALAPLPGEGSFAGSILSHDFVEAALMRRAGWGVWIAYDLSGSYEELPPNLLDELKRDRRWCHGNLMNFRLFLVKGMHPVHRAVFLTGVMSYLSAPLWFMFLALSTALQVVHTLTEPQYFLQPHQLFPVWPQWRPELAIALLASTMVLLFLPKLLSILLIWCKGTKEYGGFVRVTISLLLEVLFSVLLAPVRMLFHTVFVVSAFLGWEVVWNSPQRDDDSTPWSEAFMRHGSQLLLGLVWALGMAWLDLRFLFWLAPIVFSLILSPLVSVISSRASVGLRAKRWKLFMIPEEYSPPQVLVDTDNYLVMNRNRTLGDGFMHAVFHPSFNALATAMATARHRESKVLESARDRHVEQALNETPDKLNLDRRLVLLSDPVTMSRLHYRVWAAPEKYSSWVNYYQQLALNPLALKAK; encoded by the coding sequence ATGAATAAGGTAGCTGGGTATATAGACGCGCTGCTGCTGACTAAAGCTGAGAAAGCGGCGCTGCCGACAATGGATATCCGCACCCTTCATGAGGCGCTGGATCCTGAGCAACATCACTATGTGCGTGAAGATGATTCGCCGCTGGGGTCTGTGAAAGCGCGACTAAAGCAGAGCTGGCCTGATGCTTTAGTTGACGGACAACTGATTAAAGACGACGAAGAGCGTACGCAACTGAAGGCGATGCCCAAAGCAACGCGTTCATCGATGTCACCGGAACCGTGGCGCACCAATCCGATTGGGCGATTCTGGGATCATCTGCGTGGGCGGGATATTACGCCGAGCTATGTGTCGCGACTGACGCAGAAAGAGCAGACTCACGAACAGCAATGGCGCACCGTCGGCACCATCCGCCGCTACATTTTGCTGCTGCTGACGTTGTCGCAAACCGTGGTTGCGACCTGGTATATGAAAACTATCCTTCCTTACCAGGGCTGGGCGCTGATCAATCCGATCGATATAATTGGCCAGGATGCGCGGATATCGTTTATGCAGTTGCTACCTTATATACTGCAAAGCGGCATTTTGATCCTCTTCGCTATTCTCTTCTGCTGGATATCCGCCGGTTTCTGGACGGCGCTGATGGGTTTTTTGCAACTACTGATCGGTAAAGATAAGTATAGTATTTCGGCATCGACGGCAGGGGATGTGCCACTCAATCCCGAGCATCGTACAGCGTTGATTATGCCTATCTGCAACGAAGACGTGAATCGCGTATTTGCCGGATTGCGCGCGACTTGGGAATCTGTGAAAGCGACGGGTCAACAACAACACTTCGATGTCTATATTCTGAGCGACAGCTATAACCCTGATATCTGCGTTGCAGAACAGAAAGCGTGGATGGAACTGATTGCAGAGGTTCAAGGTGAAGGCCGGATCTTCTATCGTCGTCGCCGCCGCCGCGTGAAGCGTAAGAGCGGCAATATTGACGATTTCTGCCGTCGTTGGGGTAACCAGTACACCTACATGGTGGTGCTGGATGCGGACTCGGTGATGTCAGGGGAGTGCCTGATCAATCTGGTGCGCCTGATGGAGACTAACCCGAATGCCGGCATCATTCAGTCATCGCCGAAAGCCTCAGGCATGGATACCCTCTACGCGCGTTGCCAGCAGTTTGCGACCCGCGTTTACGGGCCGCTGTTTACTGCCGGCTTGCACTTCTGGCAATTAGGGGAATCACACTACTGGGGTCACAACGCGATCATCCGTGTGAAACCGTTTATTGAACACTGTGCGCTGGCGCCTCTGCCGGGTGAAGGTTCTTTCGCGGGCTCCATTCTCTCTCACGACTTCGTGGAGGCGGCATTAATGCGTCGTGCGGGGTGGGGAGTGTGGATCGCTTACGATCTGTCGGGTTCATATGAGGAACTGCCGCCGAATCTGCTGGATGAGCTTAAGCGCGACCGCCGCTGGTGTCACGGTAATCTGATGAACTTCCGCCTGTTTCTGGTAAAAGGCATGCATCCGGTACACCGTGCGGTGTTCCTGACAGGGGTAATGTCCTATCTTTCCGCGCCCTTGTGGTTTATGTTCCTTGCGCTTTCTACTGCGCTGCAGGTGGTGCATACGCTCACGGAACCGCAATATTTCCTGCAACCGCACCAGCTGTTTCCGGTGTGGCCGCAGTGGCGACCGGAACTGGCGATCGCGCTGCTAGCCTCGACTATGGTGTTACTGTTCCTGCCCAAGCTGTTGAGTATTCTGCTTATTTGGTGCAAAGGGACGAAAGAGTACGGTGGGTTCGTTCGTGTTACGATCTCCCTGTTGCTGGAGGTGCTCTTTTCGGTGCTGCTGGCACCGGTGCGTATGCTATTCCACACCGTATTCGTGGTCAGCGCGTTCCTTGGCTGGGAGGTGGTGTGGAACTCGCCACAGCGTGACGACGATTCCACGCCGTGGAGTGAAGCCTTTATGCGCCATGGTTCTCAGCTGTTGCTGGGGCTGGTATGGGCCCTAGGAATGGCGTGGCTTGATCTGCGTTTCTTGTTCTGGCTGGCGCCTATTGTCTTCTCGTTGATTCTGTCACCGCTCGTGTCGGTCATTTCCAGTCGCGCGTCTGTTGGCTTGCGCGCCAAACGTTGGAAGTTGTTCATGATACCGGAAGAGTATTCGCCACCTCAGGTGCTGGTGGATACAGACAACTATCTGGTAATGAATCGCAACCGCACGCTGGGCGACGGCTTTATGCACGCCGTGTTTCATCCATCGTTCAACGCACTGGCGACAGCGATGGCCACCGCGCGTCACCGCGAAAGTAAAGTGCTTGAGAGTGCCCGCGATCGTCATGTTGAGCAGGCGCTGAATGAAACCCCGGATAAACTCAATCTCGATCGCCGTCTGGTACTGTTGAGCGATCCCGTTACCATGTCTCGTCTGCATTACCGCGTATGGGCGGCGCCGGAGAAATACTCTTCATGGGTGAATTACTATCAACAACTGGCGCTAAATCCGTTGGCGTTGAAAGCGAAATAA
- the mdoG gene encoding glucans biosynthesis protein MdoG yields MIKMCWVGAAVMLALHASSVWAFTFDDVAKQAQLLAGQSYEAPKSNLPSLFRTMKYADYQQIQFNHDKAYWSNLKTPFKLEFYHQGMYFDTPVEINEVTATSVHKIKYSSDYFNFGNVEYDKDTVQDLGFAGFKVLYPINSKNKNDEILSMLGASYFRVIGADQFYGLSARGLAIDTALPSGEEFPRFREFWIERPKPADKHLTIYALLDSPRATGAYRFVMILDRDIVVDVESKVYLRDEVGKLGVAPLTSMFLFGSNQPSPTTNFRPELHDSNGLSIHAGNGEWIWRPLNNPKYLAISSFSMENPQGFGLLQRSRQFSRFEDLDDRYDLRPSAWVTPKGEWGKGRVELVEIPTNDETNDNIVAFWTPDQLPEAGKEMNFNYTITFSRDEDKLHDPDNAYVMQTRRSTGDVKQSNLIRRPDGTIAFVVDFTGAEMKKLPQNTPVTVQASIDDNGEIVESSARYNPVIKGWRLMLRIQVKDVKKITEMRAVLVNGDQTLSETWSYQLPSDE; encoded by the coding sequence ATGATAAAAATGTGTTGGGTGGGCGCAGCAGTGATGTTGGCCCTGCATGCCTCGTCGGTTTGGGCCTTTACCTTCGATGATGTCGCAAAACAAGCTCAATTATTAGCTGGCCAAAGCTATGAAGCGCCGAAAAGCAACTTGCCTTCCCTTTTCCGCACTATGAAATATGCGGATTATCAGCAGATTCAGTTTAATCATGATAAAGCTTACTGGAGTAATCTGAAGACTCCATTCAAGCTTGAGTTTTACCACCAGGGCATGTACTTCGATACGCCTGTCGAAATTAATGAAGTTACCGCCACGTCGGTACATAAAATCAAATACAGTTCTGATTATTTCAATTTCGGCAATGTCGAGTATGACAAAGACACGGTGCAAGATCTTGGTTTTGCCGGCTTCAAAGTGCTGTATCCGATCAATAGCAAAAATAAAAACGACGAAATTCTCAGTATGCTCGGCGCCAGTTATTTCCGCGTGATTGGCGCAGACCAGTTTTATGGTCTTTCCGCACGCGGGCTGGCTATCGATACCGCTCTGCCTTCCGGTGAAGAGTTTCCCCGGTTCCGAGAATTCTGGATCGAGCGGCCTAAGCCGGCTGACAAGCACTTGACAATCTATGCGCTACTCGACTCTCCGCGTGCGACGGGTGCTTACCGCTTTGTCATGATTCTGGATCGCGATATCGTGGTTGACGTCGAGTCGAAAGTTTATCTGCGCGATGAGGTCGGTAAGCTGGGCGTTGCGCCGTTGACGAGCATGTTCCTGTTTGGCTCTAACCAGCCTTCTCCGACGACAAACTTCCGTCCTGAGTTACATGATTCTAACGGCCTCTCCATTCACGCCGGCAATGGAGAGTGGATCTGGCGTCCGCTGAACAACCCGAAGTATTTGGCTATCAGCAGTTTTTCCATGGAAAACCCACAGGGCTTTGGTCTGCTGCAACGTAGCCGCCAATTCTCGCGTTTTGAGGATCTGGATGACCGTTATGATCTACGTCCGAGCGCGTGGGTAACGCCGAAAGGGGAATGGGGCAAAGGTAGAGTCGAGCTGGTGGAAATTCCGACCAACGACGAAACCAATGACAACATTGTCGCTTTCTGGACGCCGGATCAATTGCCGGAAGCTGGTAAAGAGATGAACTTCAACTACACCATCACCTTCAGCCGTGACGAAGACAAACTACATGATCCGGATAACGCGTACGTCATGCAGACCCGTCGTTCAACAGGTGATGTAAAACAGTCCAATCTTATTCGTCGGCCTGATGGCACGATCGCCTTCGTCGTCGATTTCACTGGCGCGGAGATGAAGAAGCTACCGCAGAATACTCCTGTTACGGTTCAGGCCAGTATTGATGACAACGGTGAGATCGTTGAGAGCAGCGCACGTTACAACCCGGTCATTAAAGGCTGGCGCCTGATGTTGCGCATACAAGTGAAAGATGTGAAGAAAATCACTGAGATGCGCGCTGTGCTAGTCAACGGTGACCAGACGCTAAGTGAAACCTGGAGCTATCAGCTACCTTCCGATGAATAA
- the carA gene encoding glutamine-hydrolyzing carbamoyl-phosphate synthase small subunit: MSQRPHAILALADGTIFRGVSIGIDGIKAGEVAFNTAMTGYQEILTDPSYCQQIITLTYPHIGNTGINPEDFESGNINKVHAAGLVIRDLPLMASSFRKTHTLSEFLHEQGVVAIAEIDTRKLTRILREKGAQSGCLMAGEVDEEKALQTAREFPGLAGMDLARVVSCRQSYTWTEGEWLLESGFQTPENFQLHVAAFDFGIKRTILRKLAQRGCKVTVFPAQTSADEIFAIQPDGVFLSNGPGDPEPCDYAISATQSLLKSNIPIFGICLGHQLLGLASGARTVKMKFGHHGANHPVQDIVSGKVIITSQNHGFSVDADTLPPTARITHVSLFDGSLQGFELIDQPAFCFQGHPEASPGPHEADYLFDKFINMMQRYKNNPQ, encoded by the coding sequence GTGTCACAACGACCGCATGCCATCCTAGCGCTCGCCGATGGAACAATTTTTCGTGGCGTGTCTATTGGCATTGACGGCATTAAAGCAGGCGAGGTGGCGTTTAATACTGCGATGACCGGTTATCAGGAAATATTGACTGATCCGTCTTATTGTCAGCAAATTATCACCTTGACATATCCACACATCGGCAATACCGGGATCAATCCCGAAGATTTCGAATCCGGCAATATCAACAAGGTTCATGCGGCAGGTTTGGTAATTCGAGATCTTCCGTTGATGGCAAGCAGCTTTCGCAAAACCCATACTTTATCCGAGTTTCTCCATGAGCAGGGCGTCGTTGCCATTGCTGAAATTGATACCCGCAAGCTGACACGCATCCTGCGCGAAAAAGGCGCACAATCGGGCTGCCTCATGGCGGGAGAGGTAGACGAGGAAAAAGCATTACAAACTGCAAGAGAGTTTCCCGGATTGGCCGGTATGGATCTCGCTAGAGTGGTCAGTTGCCGTCAATCGTATACCTGGACAGAAGGAGAATGGTTATTGGAATCCGGTTTTCAAACTCCGGAAAATTTCCAGCTTCACGTTGCAGCTTTTGATTTTGGTATCAAGCGCACGATTTTACGCAAATTGGCACAACGCGGTTGCAAGGTAACGGTTTTTCCCGCGCAAACATCCGCTGATGAAATTTTTGCAATACAACCTGATGGAGTATTTCTCTCTAATGGCCCCGGGGACCCTGAGCCCTGCGATTACGCCATTTCTGCAACCCAATCCCTATTGAAAAGCAATATCCCGATCTTCGGCATCTGCCTGGGTCACCAATTATTGGGATTGGCTAGCGGCGCACGCACCGTAAAAATGAAATTTGGCCATCATGGCGCAAATCACCCAGTACAGGACATCGTCAGTGGGAAAGTTATCATAACCAGTCAGAATCACGGATTTTCAGTGGATGCTGATACGTTGCCTCCCACCGCACGTATCACGCATGTATCCCTGTTCGATGGCAGTTTGCAAGGTTTTGAATTAATCGACCAACCGGCGTTTTGTTTTCAGGGGCACCCGGAAGCCAGTCCAGGTCCGCATGAAGCCGACTATCTGTTTGATAAATTCATCAACATGATGCAGCGTTATAAAAATAACCCCCAATAA
- the carB gene encoding carbamoyl-phosphate synthase large subunit: MPKRTDIQSILIIGAGPIIIGQACEFDYSGVQACKALREEGYRIILVNSNPATIMTDPEMADATYIEPITWNMIEKIIAIERPQALLPTMGGQTALNCALDLVKHGVLEKYDVELIGASREAIDMAEDREKFKQAMTRIGLGSARSAVAHSMEEALQVQAMLGYPVIIRPSFTMGGSGGGIAYNREEFLDICERGLKTSPTKELLIEESVIGWKEFEMEVVRDKNDNCIIVCSIENIDPMGVHTGDSITVAPAQTLTDKEYQLMRNASIAVLREIGVETGGSNVQFAINPDNGRMLVIEMNPRVSRSSALASKATGFPIAKIAAKLAVGYTLNELGNDITGGITPASFEPTIDYVVTKVPRFAFEKFPQTNDRLTTQMKSVGEVMAIGRTFQESLQKALRGLETGVDGLDEKTDNLESIQTELANPGPERIWYVADAFRHNLSLEEIHQLTHIDIWFLAQIEDLIKQERALAEIKLEALDKQVLRKLKRSGFSDRRLAKLLCTDQTAVRKQRHQLNLHPVYKRVDTCAAEFATSTAYLYSTYEDECESYPTDKKKIMVLGGGPNRIGQGIEFDYCCVHAALALREDGFETIMVNCNPETVSTDYDTSDRLYFEPLTLEDVLEIVAVEKPDGVIVQYGGQTPLKLARDLETNGVSIIGTSPDMIDCAEDRERFQKMLQQLGLIQPPNRTVRNPEEALIAAEEIGYPLVVRPSYVLGGRAMEIVHERADLERYMREAVKVSNDSPVLLDHFLTHATEVDVDAICDGKTVLIGGIMEHIEQAGVHSGDSACSLPTFNLQPEILDELRRQTAEMARMLNVVGLMNVQFAIQDDTVYVLEVNPRASRTVPFISKATGLQLAKISARCMTGRSLIEQNITHEVIPSYYSVKEAVFPFIKLPGVDTILGPEMKSTGEVMGMGSTFAEAFVKSQLATDVRLPASGKIFISVRRSDKLHAVEIARNLAELGFTLYATRGTAAAITEAGIEVIIINKVAEGRPHIVDMIKNGEISLIINTVKNQRSAIRDSYSIRHAALQAKVTYYTTLAGARAACVGITNKRELQVYNLQKMHIQL; encoded by the coding sequence ATGCCTAAACGTACCGACATTCAATCCATACTCATCATTGGCGCCGGCCCTATCATCATCGGCCAGGCCTGCGAGTTTGATTATTCCGGCGTACAAGCCTGCAAGGCTTTGCGAGAGGAAGGTTATCGTATCATTCTGGTTAATTCCAATCCTGCCACCATCATGACTGATCCTGAAATGGCCGATGCCACGTATATCGAGCCCATTACCTGGAACATGATCGAGAAAATCATTGCAATTGAAAGACCACAGGCTTTGTTACCCACCATGGGTGGTCAGACTGCGTTGAATTGTGCGCTGGATCTTGTCAAACACGGAGTATTGGAAAAATATGATGTTGAATTGATCGGCGCTTCGCGTGAAGCCATTGATATGGCGGAAGATCGCGAAAAATTCAAGCAGGCCATGACACGCATCGGCCTAGGCTCCGCCCGTTCTGCAGTGGCGCACAGCATGGAAGAAGCACTGCAAGTTCAGGCTATGCTGGGCTATCCGGTCATTATCCGCCCTTCCTTTACCATGGGGGGCAGCGGCGGCGGCATTGCCTACAACCGGGAAGAATTTCTGGATATTTGTGAACGTGGATTGAAAACTTCTCCCACCAAGGAATTACTGATCGAAGAATCCGTGATCGGCTGGAAAGAGTTTGAAATGGAAGTAGTGCGAGATAAGAACGATAATTGCATCATTGTCTGCTCTATCGAAAACATCGATCCGATGGGTGTGCATACCGGTGACTCGATTACGGTAGCGCCTGCACAAACACTGACGGATAAAGAATATCAATTGATGCGCAATGCATCAATTGCGGTATTGCGTGAAATTGGCGTCGAAACCGGTGGTTCCAATGTTCAGTTTGCCATCAATCCTGACAATGGCCGCATGCTGGTAATCGAGATGAATCCGCGGGTTTCGCGTTCTTCCGCCTTAGCATCTAAAGCCACCGGGTTTCCGATTGCCAAAATTGCAGCCAAGCTCGCGGTTGGTTACACCTTGAATGAATTAGGGAATGACATCACTGGCGGAATTACACCTGCCTCGTTTGAACCAACGATTGATTACGTTGTTACCAAAGTACCCCGCTTTGCTTTTGAAAAATTCCCGCAAACCAATGATCGCCTGACGACACAAATGAAATCCGTCGGTGAAGTCATGGCAATCGGACGCACGTTTCAGGAATCCTTACAAAAAGCCTTGCGCGGACTGGAGACCGGTGTTGATGGGCTGGATGAAAAAACCGACAACCTGGAAAGCATCCAAACTGAGCTGGCCAATCCTGGTCCAGAGCGAATCTGGTATGTCGCCGATGCTTTCCGTCACAATCTTTCATTGGAAGAAATTCATCAGTTAACACATATCGATATTTGGTTTTTGGCGCAAATCGAAGACCTGATTAAACAAGAACGAGCATTGGCGGAAATTAAGCTAGAAGCACTGGATAAACAAGTATTACGTAAACTGAAGCGTAGTGGTTTTTCCGATCGGCGATTAGCCAAACTGCTCTGCACTGATCAAACCGCAGTTCGTAAACAACGACACCAGCTTAACTTGCATCCGGTCTACAAACGCGTTGATACCTGTGCTGCGGAATTTGCTACCAGCACAGCTTATCTGTACTCGACTTACGAAGATGAATGCGAATCTTACCCCACGGATAAAAAGAAAATTATGGTTCTGGGTGGTGGCCCTAATCGTATCGGTCAAGGGATAGAATTTGATTATTGTTGCGTTCACGCCGCCTTAGCGCTACGAGAAGACGGTTTTGAAACCATCATGGTTAATTGCAACCCGGAAACCGTCTCCACCGATTATGACACGTCAGATCGATTATATTTTGAACCACTGACATTGGAGGATGTACTCGAAATCGTCGCTGTGGAGAAACCTGATGGCGTAATTGTACAGTATGGCGGGCAAACGCCCCTTAAACTCGCGCGCGACCTGGAAACCAATGGCGTATCGATTATTGGTACCAGTCCGGACATGATCGATTGCGCCGAAGATCGCGAGCGCTTTCAGAAAATGCTGCAGCAATTAGGCTTAATCCAACCCCCCAACCGCACTGTACGTAATCCCGAAGAGGCTCTGATCGCCGCCGAGGAAATTGGCTACCCGTTAGTAGTACGACCCAGTTATGTATTGGGCGGGCGGGCTATGGAAATAGTACACGAGAGAGCCGATCTGGAACGTTATATGCGCGAAGCCGTCAAGGTTTCCAATGATTCTCCTGTATTATTAGATCATTTTCTTACGCACGCTACCGAGGTCGATGTCGATGCGATTTGTGACGGGAAAACAGTTCTGATTGGCGGCATTATGGAACATATTGAACAAGCAGGTGTACATTCCGGTGATTCTGCGTGTTCGCTGCCCACCTTTAATTTACAGCCCGAAATACTGGATGAGTTACGTCGGCAAACTGCTGAAATGGCACGCATGCTGAATGTCGTTGGACTGATGAATGTACAATTTGCGATTCAAGACGATACGGTTTATGTACTTGAAGTCAATCCCCGGGCGTCGCGTACTGTACCTTTCATCTCCAAAGCAACCGGTCTTCAACTGGCCAAAATTTCGGCGCGCTGCATGACGGGAAGATCTTTAATTGAGCAAAATATTACCCACGAAGTAATTCCATCATACTATTCTGTCAAAGAAGCTGTTTTTCCCTTTATAAAACTTCCCGGTGTTGATACGATATTGGGTCCAGAAATGAAGTCGACCGGGGAAGTGATGGGTATGGGGTCCACTTTTGCGGAAGCTTTTGTTAAATCCCAATTAGCAACCGATGTTCGCCTGCCTGCTTCCGGAAAAATTTTTATTAGTGTGCGACGCTCGGATAAATTGCATGCGGTTGAAATTGCACGCAACCTTGCAGAACTTGGTTTCACTCTATATGCGACGCGAGGCACAGCTGCTGCCATTACAGAAGCCGGAATAGAAGTCATCATCATCAATAAGGTTGCTGAAGGGCGGCCGCACATTGTTGACATGATTAAAAATGGTGAAATCAGTTTGATTATTAACACTGTAAAGAATCAGCGTAGTGCGATACGGGATTCATATTCAATTCGCCATGCTGCACTTCAGGCGAAAGTAACTTACTATACAACTTTAGCCGGTGCACGCGCTGCCTGTGTAGGCATCACTAACAAACGTGAATTGCAGGTTTATAATTTACAAAAAATGCATATACAACTCTAA